One Glutamicibacter mishrai genomic window carries:
- a CDS encoding TadE/TadG family type IV pilus assembly protein, translating into MRYVVFRSKPRFLRRLVGDSQGSAVAEFVMITTLLVLIAMTLIQLALVLHVRNTLIDAASNGAHYGALANRSSADAQDRTQRLIAESLHAGFAGNVGVQTAQIGENQVITVSVDTRVPLIGLLPNGWDLHVQGEAVKYG; encoded by the coding sequence ATGCGTTACGTCGTGTTCCGGAGTAAACCGCGATTTCTGCGACGGCTAGTGGGAGATTCCCAAGGATCTGCCGTTGCAGAATTTGTCATGATCACGACGTTGTTGGTCCTCATTGCGATGACGCTGATCCAACTCGCACTCGTTCTGCATGTGCGTAATACGTTGATCGATGCTGCTTCCAATGGTGCTCACTATGGTGCCTTGGCGAATCGGTCAAGCGCTGACGCCCAAGACAGAACTCAACGCTTGATCGCAGAGAGCTTGCATGCAGGTTTTGCTGGCAACGTCGGTGTTCAAACCGCACAAATCGGCGAGAACCAGGTAATTACAGTATCGGTTGATACGCGAGTGCCCCTGATCGGATTGCTACCGAACGGCTGGGATCTCCATGTGCAAGGCGAAGCGGTGAAATATGGCTGA
- the prfB gene encoding peptide chain release factor 2, which yields MAKTDFSAEIRTLRSTFAAIEDVSDVDQIKADIATLSEEAGAPDLWDDPAAAQIVTSKLSYRQSELERLTKLKTRIDDLEVLVELAELEDDDETLQEADKELVSIHKALDDLEIVTLLNGEFDSRGAVVTIRSGAGGVDAADFAEMLMRMYLRWAEKRGYKATVMDTSYAEEAGLKSATFEIDEPYAFGTLSVEAGTHRLVRISPFDNQGRRQTSFAAVEVVPLIEQTDSIEIPESEIRVDVFRSSGPGGQSVNTTDSAVRMTHIPTGVVVSMQNEKSQIQNRAAALRVLQSRLLLLKKEQEDAQKKEFAGDVKASWGDQMRSYVLNPYQMVKDLRTEHEVGNTQAVLDGEIDDFIDAGIRWRAGQRRPSK from the coding sequence ATGGCAAAAACTGACTTCTCTGCTGAAATCCGCACACTGCGCTCAACTTTCGCTGCAATTGAAGATGTAAGCGATGTCGATCAGATCAAGGCTGACATTGCGACGCTCTCTGAGGAAGCAGGCGCCCCTGATCTTTGGGACGATCCCGCAGCTGCGCAAATTGTCACCAGCAAGCTTTCTTACCGCCAGTCGGAACTCGAACGGCTGACTAAGCTCAAAACCCGTATTGATGATCTTGAAGTACTCGTTGAGCTGGCTGAACTCGAAGACGACGACGAAACGTTGCAGGAAGCCGATAAAGAACTCGTCAGCATTCACAAGGCCTTGGACGATCTTGAAATTGTCACCTTGCTTAACGGCGAATTTGATTCGCGTGGTGCCGTGGTGACCATCCGCTCGGGTGCCGGCGGCGTCGATGCCGCGGACTTTGCTGAGATGCTCATGCGCATGTATCTGCGTTGGGCCGAAAAGCGCGGTTACAAGGCGACCGTGATGGACACTTCGTACGCGGAAGAAGCTGGCCTGAAGTCGGCTACTTTTGAAATCGATGAGCCATACGCATTTGGCACTTTGTCCGTTGAAGCTGGAACGCACCGCCTCGTGCGAATTTCTCCTTTTGACAACCAGGGGCGGCGCCAAACTTCATTTGCCGCTGTTGAAGTCGTCCCTTTGATTGAACAGACCGACAGCATCGAAATCCCTGAATCTGAGATTCGTGTGGACGTGTTTCGGTCGTCCGGTCCTGGCGGACAGAGCGTTAACACGACAGACTCGGCAGTTCGCATGACACATATCCCAACGGGTGTTGTTGTTTCTATGCAGAATGAAAAGTCGCAGATTCAGAACCGAGCTGCCGCGCTTCGTGTTTTGCAATCCAGACTCCTGCTCTTGAAAAAGGAACAGGAAGATGCTCAGAAAAAAGAGTTTGCCGGTGATGTGAAAGCCTCATGGGGCGATCAAATGCGTTCGTACGTGCTCAATCCGTATCAGATGGTTAAGGATCTGCGCACCGAACATGAAGTTGGAAATACTCAAGCGGTGCTTGACGGCGAAATCGATGATTTCATCGATGCCGGCATCCGCTGGCGTGCAGGACAGCGCCGCCCGAGCAAATAG
- the rsgA gene encoding ribosome small subunit-dependent GTPase A has translation MRYSEYDESSVRVRPNKRGSRPRTKDRPAYEKAEIGRIITVDRGRYTAILDEDTSAERIVIAARARELRRQAIVPGDLVALVGDTSGKPDTLARLVRIEERTTLLRRSADDTDATERVVVANVDKLVIVVAAANPEPRTGFVDRALVAAYDAGIQPVLCVTKADVKDPAEFLAHYEGLDFPVVISRTTTADASGVDARGADGSSARLDANALKELDELLAGCVSVVLGHSGVGKSTLVNALTGSTRATGHVNAVTGRGRHTSSNALALRFGQVPGSWLIDTPGIRSFGLGLVDPDNILAAFEDLAEIATDCPRGCTHAAGEAGCALEAWAQAAETSQPADRLASYRRLVTTEETTHEKELGAL, from the coding sequence ATGCGCTACTCCGAATACGACGAGTCGTCGGTCCGCGTCCGCCCGAACAAGCGCGGATCACGCCCCCGCACCAAGGACCGCCCGGCCTATGAGAAGGCCGAGATCGGCCGCATCATCACCGTGGACCGCGGCCGGTATACCGCGATCCTGGACGAGGACACCAGCGCCGAGCGCATCGTGATTGCCGCCCGCGCCCGTGAACTGCGCCGCCAGGCCATTGTGCCCGGCGACCTGGTCGCGCTGGTCGGCGATACTTCCGGCAAGCCCGATACCCTCGCCCGCCTGGTGCGGATCGAAGAGCGCACCACCCTGTTGCGGCGCAGCGCCGATGATACCGACGCCACCGAACGGGTGGTCGTGGCCAATGTGGACAAGCTGGTCATCGTGGTCGCGGCCGCCAATCCAGAACCCCGCACCGGCTTTGTGGACCGCGCGCTGGTGGCCGCCTACGATGCCGGAATCCAGCCGGTGCTGTGCGTGACCAAGGCCGATGTGAAGGATCCTGCCGAATTCCTGGCGCACTACGAGGGACTGGATTTCCCGGTGGTCATTTCCCGCACCACCACGGCCGATGCCTCCGGCGTGGACGCCCGGGGCGCCGACGGCTCCAGCGCCCGCCTGGATGCGAACGCGCTGAAGGAATTGGACGAGCTGCTCGCCGGCTGCGTTTCGGTGGTCCTGGGCCACTCCGGGGTGGGCAAGTCCACGCTGGTCAACGCGCTGACCGGGTCGACCCGCGCCACCGGGCACGTCAACGCGGTCACCGGACGCGGACGCCACACCTCCTCCAACGCCCTGGCCTTGCGCTTCGGCCAGGTTCCAGGCTCGTGGCTGATCGACACCCCCGGCATCCGCTCCTTCGGGCTGGGCCTGGTGGATCCGGATAACATCCTGGCGGCCTTCGAGGACCTTGCCGAAATCGCCACCGATTGCCCCCGCGGCTGCACCCATGCCGCCGGCGAGGCCGGCTGCGCCCTGGAAGCCTGGGCGCAAGCGGCCGAAACCAGCCAACCGGCCGATCGCTTGGCCTCATACCGCCGATTGGTCACCACCGAGGAAACCACGCACGAAAAGGAGCTCGGCGCGCTTTAA
- a CDS encoding inositol monophosphatase family protein encodes MADFTLEQDLEFALALAEKVDKLTLARYGSNDLVVESKPDMTPVSDADRGAEQLILAELAEHRPEDSVLGEEFGVHGSGSRRWVIDPIDGTKNFVRRVPVWATLIALLVDDEPVLGVISAPALSRRWHAATGLGAYVSEPGSDGAQSIRQISVSSVADLADSSLAYASLNGWKDAGKLDGFLDLLDTAWRTRGYGDFYSYALLAEGAVDAAFEPELELYDMAALVPVVREAGGRFTSVAGKEGCHGGNALATNGKLHEAILPYLNR; translated from the coding sequence ATGGCAGATTTCACCCTGGAGCAAGATCTCGAATTCGCTTTGGCCTTGGCCGAAAAGGTCGACAAGCTGACCTTGGCACGTTACGGCTCCAACGACCTGGTCGTCGAGTCCAAGCCGGATATGACTCCGGTGTCCGACGCGGACCGCGGCGCGGAACAGCTGATCCTGGCCGAATTGGCCGAGCACCGACCCGAGGATTCGGTCCTGGGCGAAGAATTCGGCGTGCACGGCAGCGGATCGCGGCGCTGGGTGATCGACCCGATCGACGGCACGAAGAACTTTGTGCGCCGGGTCCCGGTCTGGGCCACGCTTATCGCCCTGCTCGTGGACGACGAGCCTGTGCTCGGCGTCATATCCGCTCCGGCGCTGAGCCGCCGTTGGCATGCAGCGACCGGGCTGGGTGCCTATGTGAGCGAACCGGGCTCGGACGGTGCACAATCCATCCGGCAGATCTCGGTCTCCTCGGTCGCCGATCTGGCCGATTCCTCCCTGGCCTACGCCTCGCTGAACGGGTGGAAGGACGCTGGCAAGCTCGACGGATTCCTGGACCTGCTGGATACCGCCTGGCGCACCCGCGGCTACGGCGACTTCTACTCCTATGCGCTGCTGGCTGAAGGGGCCGTGGACGCGGCCTTCGAACCCGAGCTGGAACTCTACGACATGGCCGCGCTGGTTCCGGTCGTCCGCGAAGCTGGCGGGCGCTTCACCTCGGTGGCCGGCAAGGAAGGCTGCCATGGCGGCAATGCGCTGGCGACCAACGGCAAACTGCACGAAGCCATCCTCCCCTACCTGAACCGCTGA
- the ftsX gene encoding permease-like cell division protein FtsX, which produces MRLGFILREAAKGLRQNIVMVVSVVLVTFVSLTFVGASILLQLQINQMKGYWYDRMEVAIYLCDDTSTSPNCGGNEVTDAQRQNIEKVLKSEQLAPYIKEYAYESKDQAYKNFLDQYENSSLVDQITPAQLPESFRVALVDPEKYPVINEAFSTVDGVDSVIDQRDLLEKVFQLVRVASAAAAVVAIVMIVCAVLLTGTTIQLSAMHRRLETTIMRLVGASKATIQLPFIIEGVIASLIGGLLASGTLWLLLKFLVEDKLASENVGVAFISTGEVWLVAPVLLIIGIVLATISSVVTLKRYLKV; this is translated from the coding sequence GTGAGACTAGGATTTATTCTCCGCGAAGCGGCGAAAGGCCTTCGGCAGAATATCGTCATGGTCGTTTCGGTCGTACTGGTGACTTTCGTATCGCTGACGTTCGTTGGCGCTTCGATCCTTCTGCAGCTGCAGATCAACCAGATGAAGGGTTACTGGTATGACCGCATGGAGGTAGCGATCTACCTCTGCGACGACACCAGCACCTCACCGAATTGTGGTGGAAACGAAGTCACCGACGCGCAGCGACAGAACATCGAAAAGGTTCTCAAGTCTGAGCAGCTGGCCCCTTACATCAAGGAATATGCCTACGAGTCGAAGGACCAGGCGTATAAGAACTTCCTTGATCAGTACGAGAATTCATCCCTGGTTGACCAGATCACTCCGGCCCAGCTGCCCGAGTCTTTCCGAGTTGCGCTGGTAGATCCCGAAAAGTATCCGGTGATCAATGAAGCGTTCTCGACGGTCGACGGTGTGGATTCCGTGATCGATCAGAGGGACTTGCTTGAGAAGGTCTTCCAACTCGTCCGGGTGGCGTCAGCTGCGGCCGCAGTGGTGGCCATCGTCATGATTGTTTGCGCCGTCTTGCTTACCGGCACGACTATCCAGCTCTCGGCAATGCACCGACGCTTGGAAACAACCATCATGAGACTGGTCGGAGCTTCAAAAGCGACGATTCAGCTTCCATTTATTATTGAAGGTGTTATTGCTTCGTTGATAGGTGGATTGCTGGCTTCGGGTACTTTGTGGCTGCTCCTCAAGTTCCTCGTTGAAGACAAACTCGCTAGCGAAAATGTCGGCGTTGCCTTCATTTCGACGGGTGAAGTTTGGCTCGTTGCGCCTGTCCTCTTGATAATTGGTATCGTTTTGGCCACAATTTCATCAGTGGTAACGTTGAAGCGTTACCTGAAGGTTTAG
- a CDS encoding M23 family metallopeptidase, with amino-acid sequence MLSNAVRSKFLRATLGGAMALALTLPAGLVVADELDDKKAQVEGNINNLEQDMEFLDADIQATDQKLREQQAQVPAAEQALADAQSRVANAQAAVADLNDRLIAAQGTRDQVAAEIEANAKKISEAKEAMASIASEAYKRGGVSSGLDMILNMDSATEIADGLDLANRAMESQSATYNDLAQEQANNENNKVRLDAVEKEISSLKSQAEDALAQEQAARTQAQNAKNELDALVASTEKLGAELEAKKPQIQAKLASQQKEYAQVQADIKERQERLLREEAERKRKAAEAEAKRKAAYEAEQKRLAEEAAAKKKAYKKKAYVPSTPAEPEVNTSNGSSAWGLVKPTTSNNLTSSFGWRPTPAGTIDYGGQGGYVHAGIDWGFGGQCGAPITAAADGEVWMAGWGGTSGNKVLISHGVVKGKALATGYHHMSRVAVSVGQHVKQGQVIGYVGTTGNSTGCHLHFETVVNGTAVNPLGLL; translated from the coding sequence ATGCTGTCCAACGCAGTGCGAAGTAAGTTCTTGCGCGCCACCCTTGGTGGCGCGATGGCACTGGCTTTAACGTTGCCAGCTGGGCTAGTCGTTGCTGACGAGCTGGATGACAAGAAGGCTCAGGTTGAGGGAAACATCAACAACCTTGAGCAAGACATGGAATTCCTGGACGCCGACATTCAGGCGACAGACCAGAAGCTGCGTGAGCAGCAGGCACAGGTCCCTGCGGCAGAGCAGGCATTGGCTGACGCGCAGAGCCGCGTCGCCAATGCCCAAGCGGCTGTCGCTGACCTGAATGACCGACTGATCGCCGCCCAGGGCACTCGCGATCAAGTTGCAGCTGAAATCGAGGCGAATGCCAAGAAGATCTCCGAAGCAAAAGAAGCCATGGCTTCGATCGCATCGGAAGCCTACAAGCGCGGCGGCGTCTCTAGTGGCCTGGACATGATCCTGAATATGGATTCGGCCACCGAGATCGCCGACGGGTTGGACCTTGCGAATCGTGCGATGGAATCGCAGAGCGCAACCTACAACGATCTTGCGCAAGAGCAAGCGAACAACGAGAACAACAAGGTTCGACTTGATGCTGTTGAGAAGGAAATCTCATCGCTCAAGTCCCAAGCCGAGGACGCGCTGGCTCAAGAGCAGGCAGCCCGGACTCAGGCACAGAACGCGAAGAATGAACTGGACGCGCTGGTTGCCAGCACCGAAAAACTTGGCGCTGAGCTCGAAGCCAAGAAGCCTCAGATTCAGGCCAAGCTGGCTTCGCAGCAGAAGGAATACGCTCAGGTTCAGGCTGACATCAAGGAACGCCAGGAACGTTTGCTGCGCGAAGAAGCTGAACGCAAGCGCAAGGCGGCAGAAGCTGAAGCCAAGCGCAAGGCGGCATACGAAGCCGAGCAGAAGCGTCTGGCCGAGGAAGCTGCGGCAAAGAAGAAGGCCTACAAGAAGAAGGCCTATGTTCCTTCGACCCCTGCGGAACCTGAGGTCAACACTTCCAATGGTTCCAGCGCCTGGGGCTTGGTAAAGCCGACTACCAGCAACAATCTCACCTCCAGCTTCGGGTGGCGCCCAACGCCTGCCGGAACCATTGACTACGGTGGACAGGGCGGATACGTTCACGCCGGAATCGACTGGGGCTTCGGCGGCCAGTGCGGTGCGCCAATTACGGCTGCAGCTGACGGTGAAGTGTGGATGGCCGGTTGGGGCGGTACTTCCGGAAATAAGGTTCTTATTTCCCACGGTGTCGTCAAGGGCAAGGCCTTGGCCACCGGTTACCACCATATGTCGCGCGTTGCCGTTAGCGTGGGGCAGCACGTGAAGCAGGGCCAGGTTATTGGCTACGTTGGCACTACCGGTAACTCCACTGGATGCCACCTGCACTTCGAAACGGTCGTCAACGGCACGGCCGTGAACCCATTGGGACTTCTCTAG
- a CDS encoding metal-dependent transcriptional regulator, whose translation MLTTSEEDYLKALYTLTEWEDTEVSTGALADQLGLSPASVTSMIQKLSGKGLVNHVPRKTVALSPSGRREALRMVRRHRLLETFLRDELGYGWDEVHDEAEALEHTVSDRFIDALDARLGHPRHDPHGDAIPAADGSLPVSQAVRLDRYTGQRAIIDRISDEDPDFLRRAAAQGLVPGASIELPYQLDYIEASLIWVRGSGSK comes from the coding sequence ATGCTGACCACCAGCGAAGAAGACTACCTCAAAGCGCTCTACACGCTCACCGAATGGGAAGATACCGAGGTGAGCACCGGGGCGCTGGCCGATCAGCTGGGCTTGTCCCCTGCCTCGGTGACCTCGATGATCCAGAAGCTCTCCGGCAAGGGCCTGGTCAACCATGTGCCGCGAAAGACCGTCGCGCTGAGCCCCAGCGGCCGTCGCGAAGCCCTGCGCATGGTGCGACGCCATCGCCTGCTGGAAACTTTCCTGCGCGACGAACTGGGCTACGGCTGGGACGAGGTGCACGATGAAGCCGAAGCCCTGGAGCATACCGTCAGCGACCGCTTCATCGATGCCCTGGATGCTCGGCTAGGCCACCCCCGCCACGATCCCCACGGCGATGCGATCCCCGCCGCCGATGGAAGCCTTCCGGTCTCCCAAGCAGTGCGCCTTGATCGCTATACCGGACAGAGGGCCATTATCGATCGCATCAGCGACGAAGACCCGGATTTCCTTCGCCGAGCAGCAGCCCAGGGTCTCGTGCCCGGCGCGTCGATCGAACTGCCATACCAGCTGGACTACATCGAGGCCTCGCTGATTTGGGTCCGTGGCTCTGGCTCAAAGTGA
- a CDS encoding fluoride efflux transporter FluC, producing the protein MPTTRFALRPIEVLLVFVGGCAGTASRLAVSLALPQHGSIPVAILLINISGAFALGWLLTSLSARGPETPRRKNLRLLLGTGFMGGFTTYSALATDAMLLFGQGSAAAALAYGLGTVVLGAVATWFGMLAGARRTSSSGGAK; encoded by the coding sequence ATGCCCACCACACGATTCGCCCTGCGCCCGATCGAAGTGCTCTTGGTCTTCGTCGGCGGTTGCGCCGGGACCGCCAGCCGGCTGGCAGTCAGCCTCGCCCTGCCGCAACACGGATCGATACCGGTAGCGATTTTGCTCATCAACATCTCAGGCGCCTTCGCCCTGGGCTGGCTGCTCACTTCGCTTTCGGCCCGGGGACCCGAGACGCCGCGGCGCAAGAACCTGCGGTTGCTGCTTGGCACGGGATTCATGGGCGGCTTCACCACCTACAGCGCGCTGGCCACCGACGCCATGTTGTTGTTCGGCCAAGGTTCGGCCGCTGCCGCCCTCGCCTACGGACTGGGCACCGTCGTGCTCGGGGCTGTGGCGACCTGGTTCGGAATGCTGGCGGGTGCTAGGCGCACATCGTCATCTGGCGGTGCCAAATGA
- a CDS encoding TadE/TadG family type IV pilus assembly protein has protein sequence MADLRQAISAFLRKTARDEDGSAIVEFVFAATVLLIPMVYLILAASHLQAGSYAVVGAADQAAKVFAISDTPVQAQLNARETVSRAMSNFGYTDATTTISCDAECLSPGSVATITVELDVPLPFVSEMFEASVFSVDAAASQRVDQFG, from the coding sequence ATGGCTGATTTACGACAGGCGATTTCGGCGTTCCTGCGCAAAACAGCACGCGACGAAGACGGAAGTGCGATCGTGGAGTTTGTATTTGCGGCAACAGTGTTGCTAATTCCCATGGTCTACCTGATCCTTGCTGCCAGCCATCTGCAAGCTGGAAGCTATGCGGTGGTTGGCGCTGCCGACCAAGCAGCGAAGGTCTTTGCCATTTCCGATACGCCAGTTCAGGCCCAATTGAATGCAAGGGAAACAGTCAGCCGTGCGATGAGCAACTTTGGGTATACCGATGCGACAACCACTATTTCCTGCGACGCTGAGTGTCTGAGCCCGGGAAGCGTTGCAACGATCACCGTTGAGCTTGATGTCCCCTTGCCCTTCGTCTCTGAGATGTTTGAAGCTTCGGTATTTTCAGTTGATGCAGCCGCATCTCAGAGGGTTGATCAATTTGGCTAG
- the ftsE gene encoding cell division ATP-binding protein FtsE: MIKFENVSMVYEPRQQNAALDDINIEISRGEFAFLVGESGSGKSTFLSLVLREKRSTDGAVYVAGQNLNRIPSRRVPKLRRDIGFVFQDFRLLRERTVFDNVAFAMEVIGASRAQIRERVPDALKLVGLEDKARRKPTELSGGEQQRVGIARAIVNKPSILLADEPTGNLDRKNSIEVMNVLNRINQNGTTVLMATHAHELVSEYRHRVIELQRGQVIRDEIEGQYTPMTTVVNQDGSRELLLGDSAVEHDEYSQVAEDQKDEDQ; this comes from the coding sequence ATGATTAAATTCGAAAACGTCTCGATGGTTTATGAGCCAAGACAGCAGAACGCTGCATTGGACGATATAAACATCGAGATCAGCCGCGGCGAATTCGCCTTTTTGGTCGGTGAATCCGGTTCCGGAAAATCGACCTTCCTGAGTTTGGTGCTCCGTGAAAAGCGATCCACCGACGGAGCTGTTTACGTTGCAGGGCAGAACCTGAACCGGATCCCGAGCCGACGCGTGCCAAAACTGCGTCGCGATATCGGGTTCGTCTTCCAGGATTTCCGGCTATTGCGCGAACGCACGGTCTTTGACAACGTGGCTTTCGCGATGGAAGTCATTGGTGCTTCGCGAGCACAGATCCGTGAACGTGTTCCCGACGCATTGAAGCTTGTAGGACTTGAAGACAAGGCTCGCCGCAAGCCAACTGAACTGTCGGGCGGTGAACAGCAGCGAGTAGGTATTGCACGTGCCATCGTCAATAAGCCGTCGATCCTGTTGGCCGATGAGCCTACCGGTAACCTCGACCGAAAAAACAGCATCGAAGTCATGAACGTGCTGAACCGCATCAATCAAAACGGCACCACCGTTTTGATGGCGACGCATGCACATGAACTTGTCAGCGAATATCGTCATCGCGTGATTGAACTGCAGCGCGGACAGGTGATCCGCGATGAGATCGAAGGCCAGTACACGCCAATGACCACCGTGGTGAACCAGGATGGTTCCCGAGAACTCCTCTTGGGCGATTCCGCTGTGGAGCACGACGAATATTCGCAGGTTGCTGAGGACCAGAAAGATGAGGACCAGTGA
- the smpB gene encoding SsrA-binding protein SmpB, producing the protein MAKKNQEDRVIASNRKARHDFEILDTFEAGMVLTGTEVKSLREGKASLVDGFGQFYRGELYIENVYIPEYLNGSWTNHAARRRRKLLLHRQELLKIERKIGEAGLTVVPLSLYFKSGRAKIEIGVARGKREYDKRQTLREQQDNREALRAMRERNRR; encoded by the coding sequence GTGGCTAAGAAGAATCAAGAAGATCGGGTGATCGCGAGCAACCGCAAGGCGCGCCACGATTTTGAAATCCTCGATACCTTCGAAGCTGGCATGGTCCTCACTGGAACCGAAGTAAAGTCGCTGCGCGAAGGCAAAGCTTCGCTCGTTGACGGCTTCGGCCAGTTCTACCGTGGTGAGCTTTATATCGAGAACGTCTACATCCCGGAGTACCTCAACGGCTCGTGGACCAATCATGCGGCACGTCGCCGTCGTAAGCTCTTGCTCCACCGCCAAGAACTGCTCAAGATCGAACGCAAGATCGGTGAAGCCGGCTTGACCGTTGTTCCGCTGAGCTTGTACTTCAAGTCGGGGCGGGCAAAAATCGAGATCGGCGTTGCTCGAGGCAAGCGCGAGTATGACAAGCGCCAGACCTTGCGAGAGCAGCAGGATAATCGCGAAGCATTGCGAGCCATGCGCGAGCGCAACCGCCGCTAG
- the crcB gene encoding fluoride efflux transporter CrcB, producing MMAMTLALFVVVALCGGLGAVLRYVLDSFISSRISGIVPWGTFTINISGSLLLGFLTGLLAITDIDSAWLLAMGTGLLGGYTTFSTASFDTLRLLRAGHTLASLVYALGTLAASVLAAYGGYLLASLL from the coding sequence ATGATGGCTATGACCCTGGCGCTCTTTGTAGTCGTTGCGCTGTGCGGCGGACTGGGTGCGGTGCTGCGCTATGTCCTCGACTCATTCATCTCGTCGCGAATCAGCGGCATAGTTCCGTGGGGCACGTTCACGATTAATATTTCCGGCTCGCTGCTGCTCGGTTTCCTCACCGGCCTGCTGGCCATCACCGATATAGATAGCGCGTGGCTGCTTGCCATGGGCACCGGGTTGCTCGGTGGCTACACCACCTTCTCAACGGCCAGTTTTGATACCCTGCGCCTGCTGCGGGCCGGACACACCCTCGCCAGCCTGGTATACGCGCTCGGCACTTTAGCCGCTTCTGTCCTCGCGGCTTACGGCGGTTATCTGCTCGCTTCGCTGCTCTAG
- a CDS encoding DUF2568 domain-containing protein produces MGKKGSQRVSPFLSGIYAVVAFLLEVGLLFAAALAAIAFIPWPMILAILVVVIPLLVIWSLFFSPKAVVKLRLRTRVLLIHIIYLIGAYVLWLSVDHSFYDQSQIWAIAMLSLTGISAILVLATGGYVVPHDRTPKPVKPAPNRQATGAPKGRRAAR; encoded by the coding sequence ATGGGTAAAAAAGGCTCCCAGCGGGTATCACCGTTCCTTTCGGGCATCTACGCGGTGGTTGCCTTCCTGCTTGAGGTAGGACTGCTTTTTGCAGCCGCTCTCGCGGCAATCGCGTTCATTCCTTGGCCAATGATTCTGGCTATTTTGGTAGTTGTCATCCCATTGCTGGTGATTTGGTCGCTCTTCTTCTCGCCGAAGGCCGTGGTCAAGCTCCGTTTGCGCACTCGCGTCCTGCTGATCCACATCATCTACTTGATCGGTGCCTACGTACTGTGGCTCAGCGTTGACCACAGTTTTTACGACCAATCCCAAATCTGGGCGATTGCCATGCTGTCGCTCACGGGGATCAGCGCGATTTTGGTTCTCGCTACCGGCGGCTATGTGGTGCCGCACGATCGCACTCCGAAACCGGTCAAACCTGCCCCCAACCGCCAAGCTACCGGAGCACCCAAGGGACGGCGAGCCGCCCGCTAG